Proteins from a genomic interval of Channa argus isolate prfri chromosome 11, Channa argus male v1.0, whole genome shotgun sequence:
- the ier3 gene encoding radiation-inducible immediate-early gene IEX-1 has protein sequence MYARTNSVTQTVHRESFAFPSVSARSTEPEVFTFDQIPVHASAVRSFVPIRPKKRCVRVMYPAKVRMHLPPPEKSKAKRWLVVLCLVVMWQIYTEEPCAEAPLSSAESSMGSYHGFPFQSAEELAAIGTGSDLLSAALSTCEDRRSSSDQVIPKTTCSKPGENADTARSFEQSASNSYMVALLVYHRLGSDK, from the coding sequence ATGTACGCACGGACAAACAGTGTGACCCAAACTGTCCACAGGGAGAGCTTCGCCTTCCCCAGTGTGTCGGCCCGCAGCACGGAGCCCGAGGTCTTCACCTTCGACCAGATTCCCGTTCACGCCTCCGCCGTGCGCTCCTTCGTGCCCATCCGGCCGAAGAAGCGCTGCGTCCGGGTCATGTATCCCGCTAAAGTCCGCATGCATCTCCCCCCACCGGAGAAGAGCAAGGCCAAGCGCTGGCTGGTGGTCCTGTGCCTGGTGGTGATGTGGCAGATCTACACCGAGGAGCCGTGCGCCGAGGCGCCGCTGAGCAGCGCCGAGAGCTCCATGGGCAGCTACCACGGCTTCCCCTTCCAGTCCGCCGAGGAGCTTGCAGCCATCGGCACCGGCTCCGACCTCCTGTCGGCCGCGCTGAGCACCTGCGAGGACCGCAGATCGTCCAGCGACCAAGTGATCCCCAAAACCACCTGCTCCAAGCCCGGCGAGAACGCAGACACCGCTCGCTCGTTCGAGCAGAGCGCCAGTAACAGCTACATGGTGGCTCTGCTGGTTTACCACAGACTTGGCAGCGACAAATAA